The following proteins come from a genomic window of Brevibacillus antibioticus:
- a CDS encoding AAA family ATPase — translation MLQDFIEEVGYLIRARYSILYIFTQEEERALEVFQSIGAQLNKRIIIWTATKGLILDGDELDAKSTDFRIALEMAEDLAKEPTLFVWCDLHPFIRGSSSPIYIRKFREFAQKIRMGFPSNSVIISPSIEIPIELQKEITILDLPLPELEEVKQIIVNFTDAYKGRPGIMIDQTPEVIEALARAAVGLTRSEIENCLAKALVKNKGISDSDVSTILEEKKQIIRKSGILEYISTESLNLDQIGGLDNLKRWLLKRKASYSTEAREFGIQWPKGVLLVGVPGCGKSLCAKSVATAWQMPLLRLDLGRVFAGIVGSSEANIRSALAMCEAVSPSIVWIDEIEKALSGIGSGMSDGGVATRIFGTLLTWMQEKKSPVFVFATANKIEQLPAELLRKGRFDEIFFVDLPTPEERAEIIKIHLDRLKRHNTVFDIPKLVEASGEAFWGEGIRLTGAEIEYSIHEGLMDAFSKRVSEGDHERDIVTDDILQAMRRTVPLAKSRRLEVEQLRTWAKEYAIRASLLNEALPGFTREEAVGRNIDF, via the coding sequence ATGCTACAGGATTTCATCGAAGAAGTAGGTTATTTAATACGCGCACGATACAGTATTCTCTATATTTTTACACAAGAAGAGGAGCGGGCGCTGGAGGTTTTTCAAAGCATTGGCGCGCAACTAAATAAACGTATTATCATTTGGACCGCGACAAAGGGCCTGATTTTGGACGGTGACGAGCTAGACGCTAAGAGTACTGATTTTCGGATAGCATTAGAGATGGCAGAAGATTTAGCGAAAGAACCGACACTTTTTGTTTGGTGTGATCTACATCCGTTTATTCGAGGCTCCAGTTCGCCCATATACATTAGGAAGTTTCGGGAATTTGCACAAAAAATAAGAATGGGCTTCCCCTCCAATTCGGTTATTATTTCTCCGAGTATAGAAATACCTATTGAGCTACAAAAGGAAATTACGATCTTGGATTTACCACTTCCTGAACTGGAGGAGGTAAAACAGATTATCGTAAACTTCACGGATGCTTACAAGGGACGACCTGGAATTATGATTGACCAGACCCCAGAAGTGATAGAAGCTTTAGCTCGTGCGGCTGTAGGTCTTACTCGTAGTGAAATAGAAAATTGTTTAGCAAAAGCATTAGTAAAAAATAAAGGCATCTCTGATTCTGATGTTTCTACGATTTTAGAGGAAAAGAAACAGATCATTCGGAAATCAGGAATACTGGAATACATTTCTACAGAGTCTCTTAATCTTGATCAAATTGGCGGATTAGATAATTTGAAGCGTTGGTTATTAAAGCGAAAGGCTTCGTATTCAACGGAAGCCAGAGAGTTCGGTATCCAGTGGCCAAAGGGTGTATTGCTGGTGGGAGTTCCTGGGTGTGGGAAAAGCTTGTGTGCAAAAAGTGTAGCTACTGCTTGGCAAATGCCTCTTCTTCGCTTGGATTTAGGACGAGTATTTGCGGGCATTGTAGGCTCATCTGAGGCAAACATTCGCTCTGCTCTTGCCATGTGCGAAGCCGTCTCCCCATCCATCGTATGGATAGACGAGATTGAAAAGGCTCTTTCTGGTATAGGAAGCGGAATGTCAGATGGAGGAGTCGCTACGAGAATCTTTGGAACATTGCTGACTTGGATGCAGGAGAAGAAAAGTCCAGTATTTGTTTTTGCTACAGCGAACAAAATCGAGCAGCTTCCGGCAGAGCTTCTGCGCAAAGGCAGGTTTGATGAAATCTTTTTTGTGGATTTGCCTACTCCAGAGGAACGAGCAGAAATTATAAAAATTCATCTGGATCGTCTGAAGCGACACAATACAGTGTTTGATATTCCGAAACTTGTAGAAGCATCAGGGGAAGCTTTCTGGGGCGAAGGAATCCGCTTGACTGGTGCAGAGATAGAGTATTCCATACACGAGGGACTGATGGATGCTTTCTCCAAACGAGTTTCAGAAGGGGACCATGAACGAGACATCGTGACTGATGATATCTTACAAGCCATGAGGAGGACAGTTCCTTTGGCCAAATCAAGGCGTTTAGAAGTGGAACAGCTTCGTACTTGGGCGAAGGAATACGCTATTCGCGCAAGCTTGTTAAACGAGGCATTACCCGGCTTTACTCGAGAGGAAGCAGTAGGTCGAAACATTGACTTTTAG
- a CDS encoding DUF2997 domain-containing protein: protein MSHCTSFTMTFQDKRTLFRAMRSRGFQPENRVWVEYQSQFKKRLDIGGTIIGKLLTGIKDGIHVFFVESEEGMVPYFESDTLSPEVLEKHAQVLLMSIREGYLHYSVEAVKEWITNAGSTVSVSEEKTGSITSFVLTIGSNEKKVSISMDSQGKIEEKVEGVLGRSCVELTELMEQKLCGQNQAERVWTHEYDAMVEDQQIQILRLS, encoded by the coding sequence GTGAGTCACTGTACTTCATTTACGATGACTTTTCAGGATAAACGTACTCTTTTTCGGGCAATGCGTAGCCGAGGATTCCAACCGGAAAATCGGGTTTGGGTCGAATATCAGTCGCAATTCAAAAAACGGCTAGATATTGGAGGCACCATCATCGGCAAACTCCTAACGGGTATAAAGGATGGGATTCATGTCTTCTTTGTGGAAAGTGAAGAGGGAATGGTACCATATTTTGAATCAGATACTCTCTCACCGGAGGTATTGGAGAAACATGCCCAAGTACTTCTTATGAGCATCCGAGAGGGATATTTGCACTATTCTGTTGAAGCAGTAAAAGAATGGATTACGAATGCAGGAAGTACTGTTAGTGTCAGTGAAGAAAAAACAGGTTCAATCACGTCGTTTGTGTTAACAATTGGCTCGAATGAAAAGAAAGTCAGCATTTCAATGGATAGTCAAGGAAAAATTGAGGAGAAGGTTGAGGGTGTCCTCGGTCGTTCATGTGTAGAATTGACCGAGCTTATGGAACAAAAGCTTTGTGGCCAGAACCAAGCAGAACGGGTATGGACACACGAATACGATGCGATGGTTGAAGATCAGCAGATCCAAATTTTAAGACTTTCATAA
- a CDS encoding MBL fold metallo-hydrolase — protein MSTIEQITEHILIMHASHDTDRPILAAITGARKTLLIDAGNSPAHAALFRQELQKLGVRLPDLLILTHWHWDHTFGMSTWDLPTIAQAKTAHSLSKLMGLEWSDEVMEQLCKERIINASTMANIRKEYGMNRDLIRIVEPNILFDESITIDLGGVTCQVNHVGGDHSEDSCYVYVKEDQTLFLGDALGPSVYGGPRSYTASRFLRVLKQAYQSEAILFVESHGRPLERAAFQKELSDWEQLALLTEQYGQNRERIVSEMCTFLQVSELPHEFSEALEWFMVGATHQ, from the coding sequence ATGTCCACGATCGAACAGATTACCGAGCATATCTTGATTATGCATGCAAGTCATGACACGGATCGCCCCATCCTAGCAGCCATTACGGGGGCAAGAAAAACCCTCTTGATTGATGCTGGAAATTCACCTGCGCATGCCGCGTTGTTTCGTCAGGAATTGCAAAAGCTAGGCGTTCGTCTTCCAGATCTCCTCATACTGACTCATTGGCACTGGGATCATACATTCGGAATGTCAACATGGGATCTACCTACCATCGCGCAGGCAAAAACCGCACATTCATTAAGCAAGCTGATGGGACTGGAATGGTCGGATGAAGTCATGGAACAGCTCTGTAAGGAGAGGATCATCAATGCCAGCACGATGGCTAACATCAGAAAAGAGTACGGAATGAACCGTGACTTGATCCGAATAGTCGAGCCCAATATCCTATTCGATGAATCGATCACGATCGACCTTGGTGGCGTGACATGTCAGGTGAACCATGTCGGAGGAGATCATTCGGAAGATTCGTGCTATGTGTACGTAAAAGAGGATCAAACGCTGTTCCTAGGAGATGCCTTGGGTCCCTCTGTCTATGGCGGACCGCGCAGTTATACAGCCTCCCGTTTTCTGCGCGTGTTGAAGCAAGCGTACCAGTCTGAAGCAATCCTTTTCGTGGAATCGCACGGCCGGCCGTTAGAGCGTGCTGCCTTTCAAAAGGAGCTCAGTGATTGGGAGCAGCTAGCTCTGCTTACAGAGCAATACGGGCAAAACAGAGAACGGATCGTAAGCGAGATGTGTACCTTCCTCCAGGTGTCAGAGCTTCCTCATGAATTTTCAGAAGCTCTCGAATGGTTCATGGTAGGAGCTACACACCAATGA
- a CDS encoding MurR/RpiR family transcriptional regulator → MAQLVKERIRKQYGKLTASQKIICKIAIEKPSLLAIHTAKKIAEFTNTSEATVIRFCYALGYSGYTELQEEIKKSLLIGDQRKGPIQKYRDTEVTLDLSNYAHQVMESDIAYLQQSMQQIDYTLLQEVVKSIVQANRIVVVGFRWCHIPAKWLFSALNAIKGNTHLYTGAVDNADYFLIERDQEWLVIAISFPRHPSETVAMVHSAKELGAKILAITEGEFSPISQVADHLLKITTPQPVATSGMPTLFSMLNVLIKGVMLHDAENVQKRLQHYDEISSKLYSFVGEDEEDFSIF, encoded by the coding sequence ATGGCACAACTCGTAAAAGAACGGATTCGGAAGCAGTATGGAAAGCTGACAGCAAGCCAAAAAATCATCTGTAAGATCGCGATTGAAAAGCCCAGCTTACTTGCGATCCATACCGCCAAAAAAATCGCGGAGTTTACGAATACCAGTGAAGCGACCGTCATTCGCTTTTGTTACGCATTGGGTTACTCCGGATACACAGAGCTTCAGGAGGAAATCAAAAAGTCTCTTTTGATAGGGGACCAAAGGAAGGGGCCGATCCAGAAATATCGAGACACCGAGGTTACGCTCGATCTGAGCAATTACGCCCATCAAGTGATGGAAAGTGATATAGCGTATCTCCAGCAAAGCATGCAGCAAATTGACTACACATTGCTTCAAGAGGTGGTCAAAAGCATTGTGCAGGCTAACCGAATCGTAGTGGTAGGATTTCGCTGGTGCCATATTCCTGCAAAATGGTTGTTCTCAGCGTTGAATGCGATCAAAGGAAACACACATCTGTATACGGGAGCCGTTGATAACGCAGATTATTTTCTCATCGAACGGGATCAAGAATGGCTGGTCATCGCGATATCATTTCCTCGTCATCCTAGCGAGACAGTTGCCATGGTCCATTCAGCAAAAGAGCTGGGAGCGAAGATTTTGGCAATTACGGAAGGAGAGTTCTCCCCCATCAGCCAAGTCGCAGATCATCTTCTGAAAATCACCACACCCCAACCCGTTGCCACTAGCGGCATGCCCACATTATTCTCTATGCTGAATGTCTTGATCAAAGGCGTCATGCTCCACGACGCGGAAAATGTCCAGAAAAGATTGCAGCACTATGATGAAATTAGCTCGAAGCTATACTCGTTTGTCGGAGAGGATGAGGAAGACTTCTCGATCTTTTGA